Proteins from a genomic interval of Pseudoruegeria sp. SHC-113:
- a CDS encoding ABC transporter ATP-binding protein, with protein sequence MAQVQLRSVVKKYGALEVVHGIDLEIANNEFVVLVGPSGCGKSTTLRMIAGLEAISGGEISIGDRVVNDLPPRHRNISMVFQNYALYPHMTVRENLGFSLKIANKPQGEIDKAVAEAANILSLSDYMDRKPGALSGGQRQRVAMGRAIVRHPEVFLFDEPLSNLDAKLRTQMRTEIKKLHQKVQSTIVYVTHDQVEAMTLADRIVIMRDGYIEQVGTPLEVFENPVNTFVATFIGSPPMNLLPATITNGAVAIENGPTVALPTAFEGKVREGQAVILGFRADNLMPRGHSLPMEGQHAAFDMKVNLSEPLGTETLLFSTLAGNEVQAKMLNPRPIRDGEVLPFQLDLMRCHLFDAASEASLR encoded by the coding sequence ATGGCCCAGGTCCAACTGCGCAGCGTCGTGAAGAAATACGGAGCGCTGGAAGTCGTTCACGGCATCGATCTTGAGATCGCCAACAACGAGTTCGTCGTGCTCGTCGGCCCTTCGGGCTGCGGCAAATCCACCACGCTGCGGATGATCGCCGGGCTTGAGGCGATCTCGGGCGGCGAGATTTCCATCGGGGATCGGGTGGTCAACGATCTGCCGCCCCGCCACCGCAACATCTCCATGGTGTTCCAGAACTACGCGCTCTACCCGCATATGACGGTGCGCGAGAACCTCGGTTTCTCGCTGAAAATCGCCAACAAGCCGCAAGGCGAGATCGACAAGGCGGTGGCGGAGGCTGCCAATATCCTGTCGTTGAGCGATTACATGGACCGCAAGCCCGGCGCGCTTTCGGGCGGGCAGCGCCAGCGAGTTGCCATGGGCCGCGCCATTGTGCGCCACCCCGAGGTCTTCCTGTTCGATGAGCCGCTCTCCAATCTCGACGCCAAGCTGCGCACCCAGATGCGCACAGAGATCAAGAAGCTGCACCAGAAGGTGCAATCCACCATCGTCTACGTGACCCACGATCAGGTGGAGGCGATGACGCTCGCCGACCGCATCGTGATCATGCGCGACGGCTATATCGAGCAGGTCGGCACGCCGCTGGAGGTGTTTGAGAACCCGGTGAACACCTTCGTGGCGACCTTCATCGGCTCCCCGCCAATGAACCTTCTGCCCGCCACCATCACGAACGGTGCGGTGGCCATTGAAAACGGCCCCACCGTGGCCTTGCCCACCGCCTTTGAAGGCAAGGTGCGCGAGGGGCAGGCGGTGATCCTTGGCTTTCGGGCCGACAACCTGATGCCGCGCGGCCATTCCCTGCCGATGGAGGGCCAGCACGCGGCCTTCGACATGAAGGTGAACCTCTCGGAGCCGCTGGGTACCGAAACGCTGCTCTTTTCCACGCTGGCCGGAAACGAGGTGCAGGCCAAGATGCTCAATCCGCGCCCCATCCGGGATGGCGAGGTTTTGCCCTTCCAGCTTGATTTGATGCGCTGCCATCTTTTCGATGCCGCCAGTGAAGCCAGCCTGAGGTAA
- a CDS encoding carbohydrate ABC transporter permease, which translates to MNENLKHRIKARILKALHLFALFIAMAIICVPGLWIVLNSFRPTVEIMAKPPVWIPSELNLDNYRAMFGAVGEGGVPVVQYFTNSLIISVTSTVIAILVGMAGGYAFARFKFKGKAGIFIGLMLTRAVPGVSLSLPLFIVMAKTGLIDTHLGLILVYVALNVPFTIWLIDGFFRQVPIELAEAAEIDGCTRWQAFWKVEFPVARAGIASAGIFAFLTSWNEYALASQLTRSTFSKTMPVGLRDFTSEFTINWGGMCALAVLMIIPALILTFIVQKHLIAGLTFGGVKG; encoded by the coding sequence ATGAACGAGAACCTCAAACACCGCATCAAGGCGCGCATCCTGAAGGCGCTCCACCTCTTCGCGCTCTTCATCGCCATGGCCATCATCTGCGTGCCCGGCCTGTGGATCGTGCTCAACTCCTTCCGCCCCACGGTAGAGATCATGGCCAAGCCGCCAGTCTGGATCCCGTCGGAGCTGAACCTCGACAACTACCGCGCCATGTTCGGCGCGGTGGGCGAGGGCGGCGTGCCGGTGGTGCAGTATTTCACCAACTCGCTGATCATCTCCGTCACCTCCACCGTGATCGCCATCCTCGTGGGCATGGCCGGGGGCTACGCGTTTGCGCGCTTCAAGTTCAAGGGCAAGGCCGGGATCTTCATCGGCCTCATGCTCACCCGCGCGGTGCCCGGCGTGTCGCTCTCGCTGCCGCTGTTCATCGTGATGGCGAAAACCGGGCTGATCGACACCCACCTCGGGTTGATCCTCGTCTATGTGGCGCTGAACGTGCCCTTCACGATCTGGCTGATTGACGGTTTCTTCCGTCAGGTGCCCATCGAGCTGGCCGAAGCCGCCGAGATCGATGGCTGCACCCGCTGGCAGGCCTTCTGGAAGGTGGAGTTCCCCGTCGCCCGCGCCGGGATCGCCTCTGCCGGGATCTTCGCCTTCCTCACCTCGTGGAACGAGTATGCGCTCGCAAGCCAGCTCACCCGCTCGACCTTTTCCAAGACGATGCCCGTGGGCCTGCGGGATTTCACCAGCGAATTCACCATCAACTGGGGGGGCATGTGCGCATTGGCCGTGCTGATGATCATCCCCGCCCTCATCCTCACCTTCATCGTTCAGAAACACCTCATTGCCGGCCTCACCTTCGGCGGCGTGAAAGGATAA
- a CDS encoding carbohydrate ABC transporter permease — protein sequence MSRLKPPAWFVLLLPAVIILAAVVLIPLLLSLYSSFTPYRLTRPDSLYRWIGFANYEKALTSIHFWTAFGRTVLLLTIALNLEMLMGLGLALLVNKVTWGQRSLRTIMMFPMMFSPILVGFQFKFIFNDNVGLVNNALQSLGLTDQAIPWLVDGKLAFFSILVAEMWSSTSVFAILILAGLFAVPRDPIEAATVDGCTPWQTFRHITLPFIMPFIYIALAIRSLDVARAYDIVQIMTNGGPARRTELLWTLIGRTGYVDARMGYANAMGYISIFLAIFFTVYFFRKLNAARAELGMGG from the coding sequence ATGTCCCGACTGAAGCCACCGGCGTGGTTTGTCCTGCTGCTGCCTGCGGTCATTATCCTCGCGGCTGTTGTGCTGATCCCGCTGCTGCTGTCGCTCTATTCGAGCTTCACCCCCTACCGCCTGACGCGGCCGGACTCGCTTTATCGCTGGATCGGCTTTGCCAACTACGAAAAGGCGCTCACCAGCATCCATTTCTGGACAGCCTTCGGCCGCACTGTGCTGCTGCTCACCATCGCGCTGAACCTTGAAATGCTGATGGGGCTGGGGCTGGCGCTTCTGGTGAACAAGGTCACATGGGGCCAGCGCTCCCTGCGCACCATCATGATGTTTCCGATGATGTTCTCGCCGATCCTCGTGGGGTTTCAGTTCAAGTTCATCTTCAACGACAACGTCGGCCTCGTGAACAACGCCCTGCAATCGCTGGGGCTCACCGATCAGGCGATCCCCTGGCTGGTGGACGGCAAGCTTGCCTTCTTCTCGATCCTCGTGGCCGAGATGTGGTCTTCCACCTCCGTCTTCGCGATCCTGATCCTTGCCGGGCTTTTCGCGGTGCCGCGCGATCCAATCGAGGCTGCCACCGTGGACGGCTGCACCCCGTGGCAGACCTTCCGCCACATCACGCTGCCCTTCATCATGCCCTTCATCTATATCGCGCTCGCCATCCGCTCGCTGGACGTGGCCCGCGCCTATGACATCGTGCAGATCATGACGAACGGCGGCCCCGCGCGGCGCACCGAGCTTCTCTGGACGCTGATCGGGCGCACCGGCTACGTGGATGCCCGCATGGGCTACGCCAACGCGATGGGCTACATCTCCATCTTTCTGGCGATCTTCTTCACCGTTTACTTCTTCCGCAAGCTCAACGCCGCGCGCGCCGAGCTGGGCATGGGGGGCTAG
- a CDS encoding ABC transporter substrate-binding protein, protein MKRSGINVLLGATALSMAAGLAGAAEFDGITLQAKLIGGQQYEALYARIAEWEAATGATVEVISKKNHFELDKEFKSDLAAGTLGWCVGSNHSSFASQYPSLYTDLTPYLSEETMAGFVPANMAASKIGDALVMLPRAQFDVSALYYLKDIYEDEANKAAYKEKTGKDLTPPDTWEDVKEQAIFFTDAPNFYGTQYAGKDEAIVGRFYEMVVAEGGQLFNEDWSPAFNSDAGARALQWFVDLYEAGAVPPGTTSYLWDDLGQGFASGTIALNLDWPGWAGFFNGTDSSKAAGNVGVKVQPAGSSGARTGWSGHHGFSVTESCEHKEAAASLVDWLTNEDSQKLESAAGPLPTRTAVWEHVVASAEGDAYRTEVLQAFQAAASHAFPAPQTPYWIEATNLIYPELQAAILGDKSVEDALQTAADAVDELMQEEGVY, encoded by the coding sequence ATGAAACGCTCTGGAATCAACGTGTTGCTTGGTGCAACGGCGCTGTCGATGGCCGCGGGCCTTGCGGGCGCGGCAGAATTTGACGGGATCACGCTGCAGGCCAAACTCATCGGCGGGCAGCAATATGAGGCGCTTTATGCGCGCATCGCCGAGTGGGAGGCAGCGACGGGCGCGACCGTGGAAGTGATCAGCAAGAAGAACCACTTCGAGCTGGACAAGGAGTTCAAATCCGACCTCGCCGCCGGCACGCTGGGCTGGTGCGTCGGCTCCAACCACTCGTCCTTCGCCTCGCAATACCCGAGCCTCTACACCGACCTGACGCCCTATCTCTCCGAGGAAACCATGGCCGGCTTCGTGCCCGCCAACATGGCAGCCTCCAAGATCGGCGACGCGCTGGTGATGCTGCCGCGCGCACAGTTCGACGTATCGGCGCTCTACTACCTGAAAGACATCTACGAGGATGAAGCCAACAAGGCGGCCTACAAGGAGAAGACGGGCAAGGATCTGACTCCGCCCGACACATGGGAAGACGTGAAGGAACAGGCGATCTTCTTCACCGATGCGCCCAATTTCTACGGCACGCAATACGCAGGCAAGGACGAAGCCATCGTGGGCCGCTTCTACGAAATGGTGGTGGCCGAGGGCGGCCAGCTGTTCAACGAAGACTGGTCCCCGGCGTTCAACTCCGACGCGGGCGCGCGGGCACTGCAGTGGTTCGTGGATCTCTACGAAGCAGGCGCCGTGCCGCCGGGCACCACCTCCTACCTCTGGGATGACCTCGGGCAGGGCTTTGCCTCCGGCACCATCGCGCTCAATCTGGATTGGCCGGGCTGGGCGGGCTTCTTCAACGGCACCGACAGCTCCAAGGCCGCTGGCAATGTGGGCGTGAAAGTGCAGCCTGCAGGCTCCTCCGGCGCACGCACCGGTTGGTCTGGGCACCATGGCTTCTCCGTCACGGAGTCTTGCGAGCACAAGGAGGCCGCCGCCTCGCTGGTGGACTGGCTGACCAACGAAGACAGCCAGAAGCTTGAAAGCGCGGCAGGCCCGCTGCCCACCCGCACGGCGGTCTGGGAGCATGTGGTGGCCAGTGCCGAGGGCGATGCCTATCGCACCGAAGTGCTGCAAGCTTTCCAGGCGGCGGCCAGCCACGCCTTCCCGGCCCCGCAGACGCCCTACTGGATCGAAGCCACGAACCTCATCTACCCCGAGCTTCAAGCCGCGATCCTTGGCGACAAATCGGTGGAAGACGCGCTCCAGACCGCAGCCGACGCGGTTGACGAGCTGATGCAGGAGGAAGGCGTCTACTAA
- a CDS encoding amidohydrolase family protein gives MLFDTHLHLIYPERLSYPWLADVPALDAPSRFDSYTVLAGRLGIAGCLHMEVDVAESQIAAETDLVEELMAAPGSLMRGAISSCRPESEGFAAFLEAAQDRAAIKGFRRVLHVVEDALSTTPLFRDNVKRLSGTGLTFDLCVLPRQHGIVVELVDHCPDVTFILDHCGVPDIAGGAYESWKEGLLRLAERPNVMAKISGVVAYGDPERWSLADLRPYVETTAAVFGPDRLVWGSDSPVCNLGGGLPTWVAATHALTSGWSEAERAALYAGNARRIWNL, from the coding sequence ATGCTTTTCGACACGCATCTGCACCTGATCTACCCGGAACGCCTGAGCTATCCGTGGCTTGCCGACGTGCCCGCGCTGGATGCGCCCAGCCGCTTTGACAGCTACACGGTGCTGGCCGGGCGGCTCGGGATCGCCGGCTGCCTGCACATGGAGGTGGATGTCGCCGAATCGCAGATCGCGGCGGAGACCGATCTGGTGGAGGAGCTGATGGCGGCCCCCGGCTCCCTGATGCGCGGCGCGATCTCCTCCTGCCGCCCGGAGAGCGAAGGTTTCGCCGCCTTCCTTGAAGCCGCGCAGGACCGCGCCGCGATCAAGGGCTTCCGCCGTGTGCTGCATGTGGTGGAGGATGCGCTCAGCACCACGCCCCTGTTTCGGGACAACGTGAAACGGCTCTCGGGCACCGGGCTGACCTTCGATCTCTGCGTCCTGCCCCGCCAGCACGGGATCGTGGTGGAACTGGTGGATCACTGCCCCGATGTGACCTTCATCCTCGATCACTGCGGCGTGCCCGATATCGCGGGCGGGGCCTATGAGAGCTGGAAAGAGGGGCTGTTGCGGCTGGCCGAGCGCCCCAACGTGATGGCCAAGATCTCGGGCGTCGTCGCCTATGGTGACCCCGAGCGCTGGAGCCTCGCCGATCTGCGCCCCTATGTGGAGACGACGGCGGCCGTCTTTGGCCCAGACCGGCTTGTCTGGGGCTCCGATAGCCCTGTATGCAATCTGGGCGGCGGGCTGCCCACATGGGTGGCCGCCACCCACGCCCTGACCTCCGGTTGGAGCGAGGCCGAGCGCGCGGCGCTCTACGCGGGCAACGCCCGGCGGATTTGGAACCTGTAA
- a CDS encoding IclR family transcriptional regulator has protein sequence MDKVVRETTARLESGKYSAPALSKGLDILELLAEEPRGFKKSEIAAALDRSLSEIFRMLTVLQERGYVMLDPDSERYTLTMLLFELAHRHPPTKRLTRLAGTIMEEVAQETNQSVHLAILHGSNILVIAQTDPPGNNITSVRLGARVPIVVTASGAVLTYAYEPERREELLARIPGVKPADRKKFNESVAQAETLGYCESPSMVIEGVHNISVPVFSYAGEVIAALTMPYIRRLTEKGDPDFASCKKILIDASAALSVKLGAGAAAPGAGE, from the coding sequence ATGGACAAGGTGGTGCGCGAGACGACGGCGCGGTTAGAAAGCGGCAAATACAGCGCCCCGGCGCTCTCCAAGGGGCTCGACATCCTCGAACTGCTGGCCGAGGAGCCGCGCGGCTTCAAGAAAAGCGAGATCGCGGCGGCGCTGGATCGCTCCCTTTCCGAGATTTTCCGCATGCTCACCGTTTTGCAGGAACGCGGCTACGTGATGCTGGACCCGGACAGCGAGCGCTACACGCTCACCATGCTGCTGTTTGAACTGGCCCACCGCCACCCGCCCACCAAGCGCCTCACCCGGCTGGCCGGAACGATCATGGAAGAGGTCGCGCAGGAAACGAACCAATCGGTGCATCTGGCGATCCTGCACGGCAGCAACATCCTTGTCATCGCCCAGACGGACCCGCCCGGCAACAACATCACCTCTGTGCGCCTCGGCGCGCGGGTGCCGATCGTGGTGACGGCCTCCGGCGCGGTGCTGACCTATGCTTATGAGCCGGAGCGCCGCGAGGAACTGCTCGCCCGCATCCCCGGCGTGAAACCCGCCGACCGCAAGAAATTCAACGAAAGCGTCGCGCAGGCGGAGACGCTGGGCTACTGCGAAAGCCCCTCAATGGTGATCGAAGGGGTGCACAATATCTCGGTGCCCGTCTTCTCCTACGCGGGCGAGGTGATCGCGGCGCTGACCATGCCTTACATCCGGCGGCTGACGGAAAAGGGCGATCCGGATTTCGCCTCCTGCAAGAAGATCCTGATCGACGCCAGCGCAGCGCTTTCGGTGAAACTCGGCGCCGGGGCCGCCGCGCCGGGAGCAGGAGAATGA
- a CDS encoding extracellular solute-binding protein: MSAPRLHTSAEPITLRGMTWSDPRGYDPVVAAAEAFMRANPGVTITWDKRSLQGFESTPVDELAAAYDLMVIDHPHTGICVAEGCLLPLDAWLPPEVLQALANETVGKSYVSYTLQGHQWALPIDAATQVQAHRPDKGARAATWAEVIAAAQAGEVILPLRPPHGLMCLYTLAANIGQPCGSARDELLPRATGLAVFEALLAVSRHLDPACFGMDPIAALDALCEETGRLRLAPLTYLYKGYANAGYRAKPVAFTDIPTLGQSGPIGSALGGTGIAVSHRCTHPALAAGFAGWLAGAECQRGLYAQANGQPGNAVAWADAEVNAPVKGAYFDTRATHESAWLRPRHAGYMGFQEDGGTIVTEALQGKIAPEAALDALNARFAASFPID, from the coding sequence ATGAGCGCGCCGCGGCTTCACACGAGCGCTGAGCCGATCACCCTGCGTGGCATGACATGGTCCGACCCGCGCGGCTATGATCCCGTCGTGGCGGCTGCAGAGGCCTTCATGCGGGCCAATCCCGGCGTCACGATCACATGGGACAAACGCTCGCTGCAGGGGTTTGAAAGCACCCCGGTGGATGAACTCGCCGCCGCCTATGACCTGATGGTGATCGACCACCCCCACACCGGGATCTGCGTGGCAGAGGGCTGCCTGCTGCCGCTGGATGCATGGCTCCCCCCAGAGGTGCTGCAGGCGCTGGCCAATGAGACCGTGGGCAAGAGCTACGTGAGCTACACGCTGCAGGGCCACCAATGGGCGCTGCCCATCGATGCCGCCACGCAGGTGCAGGCCCACCGCCCCGACAAGGGCGCGCGCGCCGCCACATGGGCCGAGGTGATCGCGGCAGCCCAGGCGGGTGAGGTGATCCTGCCCCTGCGGCCCCCGCATGGGCTGATGTGCCTCTACACCCTGGCCGCCAATATCGGGCAGCCCTGCGGCTCTGCGCGCGATGAGCTTCTGCCCCGCGCCACCGGGCTTGCCGTGTTCGAGGCCCTGCTGGCCGTGAGCCGCCACCTTGATCCGGCATGTTTCGGGATGGACCCGATCGCCGCGCTGGATGCGCTCTGCGAAGAAACGGGCCGCCTGCGCCTCGCCCCGCTCACCTATCTTTACAAGGGCTACGCCAACGCGGGCTACCGCGCGAAACCCGTGGCCTTCACTGACATCCCGACACTGGGCCAGAGCGGCCCCATCGGCTCGGCCCTTGGTGGCACCGGCATCGCCGTCTCTCACCGCTGCACGCACCCGGCACTGGCCGCAGGCTTTGCCGGCTGGCTCGCCGGGGCGGAATGTCAGCGCGGGCTTTATGCACAAGCCAACGGCCAGCCGGGCAACGCGGTGGCCTGGGCGGATGCAGAGGTCAACGCCCCGGTGAAGGGCGCGTATTTTGACACCCGGGCCACCCATGAATCCGCCTGGCTGCGCCCGCGCCACGCGGGCTACATGGGCTTTCAGGAAGACGGCGGCACGATCGTGACAGAGGCCCTGCAGGGCAAGATCGCCCCCGAGGCCGCCCTTGATGCGCTAAACGCCCGTTTCGCCGCCAGCTTCCCCATCGACTGA
- a CDS encoding CaiB/BaiF CoA transferase family protein, translating to MTSTAPLAGLKVLDFSQFLAGPYASLRLADLGADVIKVERAGTGDLSRYLYVSEVRIDGESTIFHAINRGKRSISADLRQEADREKIWALIDEADVVIQNFRPGVIERLGFGPEVVRARKPSIVYGSISGYGSGNQWQGLPGQDLLAQARSGIMWLSGGAADGPVALGLPVADILAGAALAHGILALLVRRGISGEGGLVETSLIEAICDLQFELLTTHFNDGGQPPQRPGNFPAHAYLAAPYGVYRTADGHVAIAMNSLDKLAACLSLDAPFSGLDPFRHRDAIKAELAIHLETEPTDHWIRIFVAADIWAAPVLDWKGLVESGVLQSLDMLGETTRGGQSMQMLRSPLRIDGARASTDTPAPYLGGPAPAWGRDES from the coding sequence ATGACATCAACCGCCCCCCTCGCCGGCCTCAAGGTGCTGGATTTCAGCCAGTTCCTCGCCGGGCCCTACGCCTCGCTGCGGCTCGCTGACCTTGGCGCAGACGTGATCAAGGTGGAGCGCGCCGGGACAGGGGATCTGTCGCGCTATCTCTATGTCTCGGAGGTGCGGATCGACGGCGAAAGCACGATCTTTCACGCGATCAACCGGGGCAAACGCTCGATCTCTGCCGATCTGCGGCAGGAGGCCGACCGCGAAAAGATCTGGGCGCTGATCGATGAAGCGGATGTGGTGATCCAGAACTTCCGCCCCGGCGTGATCGAACGGCTGGGCTTTGGCCCTGAGGTGGTGCGCGCGCGCAAGCCTTCTATCGTTTATGGCTCGATCTCGGGCTATGGCAGCGGCAACCAGTGGCAGGGGCTGCCGGGACAGGACCTGCTGGCGCAGGCGCGCTCAGGCATCATGTGGCTTTCGGGCGGCGCAGCGGATGGCCCGGTGGCTCTTGGCCTGCCCGTCGCCGACATCCTCGCAGGCGCGGCGCTGGCCCATGGCATCCTTGCGCTTCTGGTGCGGCGCGGGATCAGCGGTGAAGGCGGGCTGGTGGAAACCAGCCTCATCGAGGCGATCTGCGATCTGCAGTTCGAGCTGCTCACCACCCATTTCAACGACGGCGGCCAGCCGCCCCAGCGGCCCGGCAACTTCCCCGCCCATGCCTATCTGGCCGCGCCCTACGGCGTCTACCGCACGGCGGATGGCCATGTGGCCATCGCGATGAACAGCCTAGACAAACTCGCCGCCTGCCTCTCGCTCGATGCGCCCTTCTCAGGCCTTGACCCCTTCCGCCACCGCGACGCGATCAAGGCGGAACTGGCGATCCATCTGGAGACCGAACCCACCGACCACTGGATCAGGATTTTCGTCGCCGCCGACATCTGGGCCGCGCCGGTGCTGGACTGGAAAGGGCTTGTGGAGTCCGGCGTGCTGCAATCGCTGGACATGCTGGGCGAAACCACGCGCGGCGGCCAGTCCATGCAGATGCTACGCAGCCCGCTGCGCATCGACGGTGCCCGCGCCAGCACCGACACGCCCGCGCCCTACCTTGGCGGCCCCGCGCCAGCATGGGGCCGTGACGAAAGCTGA
- a CDS encoding GntR family transcriptional regulator → MKDPLIAPLPAAANSATEQVYQALYDAVISLELPPGSKVSEAEIARRLDVSRQPVRDAFFRLSKVGFLSIRPQRATLITRISKKAVQDAVFTRIALEVECLREAMRNLTPADVNALKTNLASQEAALANPDPARFHALDEALHEKLCQIAGHPHAWVLIQEQKAHMDRVRYITLSAERRHKVLGEHGALLSAIIEGDAAKAEERLRSHIGAIHQTLDEARAQNPDFFEDEA, encoded by the coding sequence ATGAAAGATCCCCTGATCGCCCCTTTGCCCGCCGCCGCCAATTCCGCGACGGAACAGGTCTATCAGGCGCTTTATGATGCCGTGATCTCGCTGGAGCTGCCCCCGGGCTCGAAAGTCTCGGAGGCCGAGATCGCCCGGCGGCTTGATGTCTCGCGCCAGCCGGTGCGCGATGCGTTCTTTCGGCTCTCGAAGGTGGGGTTCCTGTCGATCCGGCCGCAACGGGCGACGCTGATCACCCGGATCTCCAAAAAGGCGGTGCAGGATGCCGTTTTCACCCGGATCGCGCTGGAGGTCGAATGCCTGCGCGAGGCGATGCGCAACCTGACGCCTGCCGATGTGAACGCGCTGAAAACCAATCTCGCTAGCCAGGAGGCGGCGCTGGCCAACCCGGATCCGGCCCGCTTTCACGCGCTGGACGAGGCGCTGCACGAAAAGCTCTGCCAGATCGCGGGCCACCCCCATGCCTGGGTGCTGATCCAGGAGCAGAAGGCCCATATGGACCGCGTCCGCTACATCACGCTCTCGGCGGAGCGGCGGCACAAGGTGTTGGGCGAGCACGGCGCGCTGCTGTCGGCGATCATCGAGGGCGATGCGGCCAAGGCCGAAGAGCGCCTGCGCAGCCATATTGGCGCGATCCACCAGACGCTCGACGAAGCCCGTGCGCAGAACCCCGATTTCTTCGAGGACGAAGCCTGA
- the uxaC gene encoding glucuronate isomerase yields the protein MPLTDPDRLFPAEPGQRALARALYESVAGLPIISPHGHCDPSWFAQNARFPNPAELFVVPDHYVFRMLVSQGVSLSDLGVPRVDGGAVESDPRKIWARFAANYHLFRGTPSAMWLDHSFEHVFGIDEILRPETAAATYDHIEACLAQEAFRPRALFERFNIEALATTEGALDDLAHHKAIRESGWQGRVITTYRPDAVVDPEFEGFTANVEALGALTGEDTASWQGYLAAHRARRAFFRAHGATATDHGHPSARTEDLGDAAAAALFAKVLSGAFTAEEADAFRGQMLTEMARMSLEDGMVMQIHAGSRRNHSVRVFAEFGRDKGFDIPGRTDFVGALKPMLDAVGMEPVLTILLFTLDETTYGRELAPLAGAYPSLRLGPPWWFFDSFEGIRRFREATTETCGFYNTAGFNDDTRAFCSIPARHDVSRRSDCAYLSSLVATGRLREAEAFEVAQDLAYGLAKAAYRL from the coding sequence ATGCCCCTCACCGATCCCGACAGGTTGTTCCCCGCAGAGCCCGGCCAGCGCGCCCTTGCGCGCGCGCTTTATGAAAGCGTCGCTGGCTTGCCGATCATCAGCCCGCACGGCCATTGCGACCCAAGCTGGTTTGCGCAGAATGCGCGCTTCCCGAACCCGGCAGAGCTCTTCGTGGTGCCTGATCACTACGTCTTCCGGATGCTGGTGAGCCAGGGCGTTTCGCTCTCCGATCTAGGCGTGCCACGCGTGGATGGCGGCGCGGTCGAGAGCGATCCGCGCAAGATCTGGGCGCGGTTTGCGGCCAACTACCACCTGTTCCGCGGCACGCCCTCGGCCATGTGGCTCGATCATTCCTTCGAGCATGTCTTCGGCATCGACGAGATCCTGCGCCCCGAAACCGCCGCCGCCACCTATGATCACATCGAAGCCTGCCTCGCGCAGGAGGCCTTCCGCCCGCGCGCGCTGTTTGAGCGGTTCAACATCGAGGCGCTGGCCACCACCGAAGGCGCGCTGGACGATCTGGCCCACCACAAGGCGATCCGCGAGAGCGGCTGGCAGGGCCGCGTGATCACCACCTACCGCCCCGATGCCGTGGTGGACCCGGAGTTCGAAGGCTTCACAGCCAATGTGGAAGCGCTTGGCGCGCTCACCGGCGAAGATACCGCCAGCTGGCAGGGCTACCTCGCCGCCCACCGCGCCCGCCGCGCCTTCTTCCGCGCCCATGGGGCGACAGCCACCGACCACGGCCACCCCTCCGCCCGCACCGAGGATCTGGGTGACGCGGCGGCGGCGGCGCTTTTCGCCAAAGTGCTTTCAGGCGCGTTCACCGCTGAGGAGGCCGATGCTTTCCGGGGCCAGATGCTCACCGAAATGGCGCGTATGAGCCTTGAGGACGGCATGGTGATGCAGATCCACGCCGGATCGCGCCGCAACCATTCCGTTCGTGTCTTCGCCGAATTCGGCCGCGACAAGGGGTTCGACATTCCGGGCCGCACCGATTTCGTGGGCGCGCTGAAGCCGATGCTCGACGCAGTCGGCATGGAGCCCGTCCTCACCATCCTGCTTTTCACCTTGGACGAAACCACCTACGGCCGCGAGTTGGCCCCGCTGGCCGGCGCCTACCCTTCCTTGCGCCTTGGCCCGCCGTGGTGGTTCTTCGACAGCTTCGAGGGCATCCGCCGGTTCCGCGAAGCCACCACCGAAACCTGCGGCTTCTACAACACCGCAGGCTTCAACGACGACACCCGCGCCTTCTGCTCCATCCCCGCCCGGCACGATGTCTCGCGCCGTTCGGATTGCGCCTATCTCTCTTCGCTCGTGGCCACGGGCCGCCTGCGCGAGGCCGAGGCCTTCGAGGTGGCGCAGGATCTGGCCTACGGGCTGGCCAAGGCCGCCTACCGCCTCTGA